The following proteins are co-located in the Chryseobacterium daecheongense genome:
- a CDS encoding CocE/NonD family hydrolase, translating into MKTHISILFIFIFILGNAQNASQKDNFVKDNFTKQEFYIPMRDGVKLFTAVYIPKDITNKNKYPFLMQRTCYSIAPYGENEYKTKVGPNQYLMKDKYIFVYQDVRGRYMSEGTFTNMTPQVERQSKKDVDESTDTYDTIEWLLKNVKNNNGKVGQFGTSYPGFYTAVGILADHPALVASSPQAPISDFWNDDFLHNGKFMLGYFRTFPVFGVQKTKAEKQAWYMDTFVKQTSEDGLKFYREMGTLKDGYNKYYKNNFFMTEIMNHPNYDEYWQKRSLLPHLKNVKHAVMTVGGWFDAEDLSGPLNIYKAIEKSSPKAKNTIVMGPFSHGGWSQEMGKHFHNEIYFGDSLATYYQKNIETRFFNHYLKGNTKEDAGLPEAMMYDTGAKQWKEFASYPPKDAKKVNFYLADGTLKSTSQQGFSEYYSDPNNPVLSSTSLKDFNGFTPRNYMSEDQRFAEGRPDVVTFTTDALSEDMTFAGEIMAKLNIASTSTDADFAVKLIDVYPEDFKPVEKKDGVVYGNYHQMVRSEIMPARFRNSREKAEALVPGQKTAVQFRLQDVVHTFKKGHKIQIQISSTWFPLFSVNPQKFMDNPNMASKEDYTKAFIRIYNDSSIEAEVIK; encoded by the coding sequence ATGAAAACCCATATTTCCATTTTATTTATTTTCATTTTCATTTTGGGTAATGCACAAAATGCATCACAAAAGGACAATTTTGTGAAAGATAATTTTACCAAACAAGAATTTTATATTCCCATGCGTGATGGTGTTAAACTTTTCACAGCAGTATATATTCCTAAAGATATAACCAATAAAAACAAATATCCGTTTCTGATGCAGAGAACCTGCTACAGCATTGCACCTTATGGTGAGAATGAATATAAAACTAAAGTAGGCCCTAATCAGTACCTGATGAAGGATAAATATATCTTTGTATACCAGGATGTCCGCGGAAGATATATGAGTGAGGGAACTTTCACGAACATGACGCCTCAGGTAGAACGTCAATCGAAAAAAGATGTCGATGAAAGTACGGATACCTATGATACGATAGAATGGCTATTGAAAAACGTCAAAAACAACAATGGAAAGGTAGGTCAATTTGGAACTTCTTATCCTGGTTTTTATACAGCTGTAGGGATTTTAGCGGATCATCCGGCACTGGTTGCATCATCACCTCAGGCACCTATTTCCGATTTCTGGAATGACGATTTTCTTCACAACGGAAAATTTATGCTGGGATACTTCAGAACCTTCCCTGTTTTTGGGGTTCAGAAGACCAAAGCTGAAAAACAGGCATGGTACATGGATACTTTTGTAAAGCAGACATCAGAAGACGGACTGAAATTCTACAGGGAAATGGGAACCTTAAAGGACGGCTATAACAAATACTATAAGAACAACTTCTTCATGACCGAAATAATGAACCATCCCAATTATGATGAGTACTGGCAGAAAAGAAGCCTTTTACCTCATCTTAAAAATGTTAAGCATGCAGTAATGACCGTTGGAGGATGGTTTGATGCTGAAGATTTATCAGGTCCTTTGAATATTTATAAAGCGATAGAAAAATCCAGCCCGAAAGCAAAAAACACCATTGTTATGGGACCTTTTTCTCATGGCGGATGGTCACAGGAAATGGGAAAACATTTCCATAATGAAATTTATTTCGGGGACAGCCTCGCTACCTATTACCAGAAGAACATCGAGACACGGTTTTTTAATCACTACCTGAAAGGAAATACCAAAGAAGATGCAGGACTTCCTGAAGCTATGATGTATGATACAGGAGCAAAACAGTGGAAAGAATTTGCATCCTATCCTCCAAAAGATGCTAAAAAAGTTAATTTCTACCTGGCTGACGGAACATTAAAAAGTACTTCTCAACAAGGTTTTTCAGAATATTATAGCGACCCGAATAATCCGGTATTAAGCTCAACAAGCTTAAAGGATTTTAATGGATTTACTCCCAGAAATTATATGTCGGAAGATCAAAGGTTTGCGGAAGGAAGACCCGATGTTGTTACTTTTACAACAGATGCTTTATCAGAAGACATGACTTTCGCGGGAGAGATTATGGCAAAATTAAACATCGCCTCTACTTCCACAGATGCTGATTTCGCTGTAAAACTCATTGATGTATATCCGGAGGATTTCAAACCTGTTGAGAAAAAAGACGGTGTTGTGTATGGTAATTATCACCAGATGGTAAGAAGTGAAATTATGCCTGCGAGATTCAGAAACTCAAGGGAAAAAGCCGAAGCTTTAGTTCCTGGTCAGAAAACAGCGGTTCAATTCAGACTTCAGGATGTGGTTCATACGTTTAAAAAGGGACATAAAATCCAGATCCAGATCAGCAGTACATGGTTCCCGCTCTTTTCTGTAAATCCACAGAAATTCATGGATAATCCGAACATGGCTTCTAAAGAAGATTATACCAAAGCATTCATAAGAATTTATAATGACAGCTCAATTGAAGCTGAGGTGATAAAATAA
- a CDS encoding alpha-ketoglutarate-dependent dioxygenase AlkB, translating to MSLFEEIYDFPVNILPKDGTVNYYGTIFSKEKSDFYYNYLLNQIPWENDEAIIFGKLILTKRKVAWFGEKAFEYTYSNRTKYATLWTPELLELKKKCEEISGETYNSCLLNLYHDGSEGMAYHSDSEKDLKKHGAIASVTFGAERKFLFKHKQTKEKVEIFLQNGSLLVMKGITQDNWLHRLPPTTKVKTPRINLTFRTIEE from the coding sequence ATGAGTTTATTTGAAGAAATATATGATTTTCCGGTCAATATCCTTCCCAAAGACGGAACGGTTAATTATTACGGAACCATTTTCTCTAAAGAAAAATCCGATTTCTATTATAACTATCTTTTGAATCAGATTCCCTGGGAAAATGACGAAGCCATTATTTTTGGTAAACTTATTCTAACCAAAAGAAAAGTGGCGTGGTTCGGGGAAAAAGCATTTGAATATACCTATTCCAACAGAACCAAGTATGCGACGCTATGGACGCCTGAGCTATTGGAATTAAAGAAAAAGTGTGAGGAAATATCAGGAGAAACCTATAACTCATGTCTTCTCAATTTATATCATGACGGCAGTGAAGGGATGGCTTATCACAGTGATAGTGAAAAAGACCTGAAAAAGCATGGTGCCATTGCATCGGTAACCTTTGGAGCGGAACGGAAATTTTTGTTTAAACACAAACAAACCAAAGAGAAAGTGGAGATTTTCTTACAAAACGGAAGCCTATTGGTAATGAAAGGAATAACACAGGATAACTGGCTCCACAGGCTTCCCCCAACTACAAAGGTAAAAACTCCAAGAATAAACCTAACGTTCAGAACGATTGAAGAATAA